One segment of Phycisphaerae bacterium DNA contains the following:
- a CDS encoding N-acetylmuramoyl-L-alanine amidase produces the protein MPRRRKPRKARRGDGWFLPWPYLIGALVGGAIVATALLWVGQPLLDRHRAKTLRPLDPLRTPAREFPWTTHPPAAFPVPPYARFLEGVQIVLDPGHVGQRDPGGTWKRGPTGLREAEVNLRVAQFLREFLDAVGAKVVLTRTEDRSLDLPDKEDFRQRAAVANELRADLFLSIHHNANDKPEPNYTSVFYHGAAGDNPASVAAGRFLLAGLNDALRLETHLECALLSDFAVYDRNGFAVLRLAEVPAVLTEASFHSNPEEERRLRDPVYNRREAYGLFLGLARWAQAGLPRVALLEPGNGAAKRGGEATVGLDDGLSARGGWGADQNRILPDSVVVRVDGQAARFRLDLGKRQLRVTLPAVKGDTCTLWVDFENVFGQHVLHPELRVSLRGR, from the coding sequence GTGCCCAGACGCAGAAAGCCACGGAAGGCGCGGCGCGGCGATGGCTGGTTCCTGCCCTGGCCCTACCTCATTGGGGCGCTGGTCGGCGGCGCGATCGTCGCGACTGCGCTGCTGTGGGTTGGCCAGCCGCTGCTGGACCGGCACCGGGCGAAGACGCTCCGACCACTGGACCCGCTGCGGACGCCCGCCCGGGAGTTCCCGTGGACCACGCATCCACCGGCGGCGTTCCCCGTGCCGCCCTACGCCCGCTTCCTGGAAGGCGTGCAGATCGTGTTGGACCCAGGGCACGTCGGGCAGCGTGATCCGGGGGGCACGTGGAAGCGCGGTCCAACGGGCCTGCGGGAAGCTGAAGTGAATTTGCGGGTTGCGCAGTTCCTGCGCGAATTCCTGGACGCGGTCGGCGCCAAGGTCGTGCTGACGCGCACCGAGGACCGCAGCCTGGACCTGCCGGACAAGGAGGATTTCCGGCAGCGCGCGGCGGTGGCCAACGAGCTGCGCGCCGACCTGTTCCTCTCCATCCATCACAACGCGAATGACAAGCCCGAGCCGAACTACACGTCCGTGTTCTATCACGGCGCGGCGGGAGACAATCCGGCCAGCGTGGCGGCGGGGCGCTTTCTGCTGGCCGGCCTGAATGACGCGCTGCGGCTGGAGACCCACCTCGAGTGCGCGTTGCTCAGCGACTTCGCCGTCTACGATCGCAACGGGTTCGCGGTGCTGCGCCTCGCCGAGGTGCCGGCCGTGCTGACGGAGGCCTCGTTTCATTCGAACCCGGAAGAGGAACGCCGCCTGCGGGATCCGGTGTACAACCGGCGCGAGGCGTACGGGTTGTTCCTGGGGCTGGCGCGCTGGGCGCAGGCCGGGCTGCCGCGCGTGGCGCTGCTGGAGCCCGGCAATGGCGCGGCGAAGCGCGGCGGCGAAGCGACCGTCGGCCTGGATGACGGCCTCAGCGCGCGCGGCGGGTGGGGCGCTGATCAGAATCGCATTCTGCCGGACTCGGTCGTGGTCCGTGTGGACGGGCAGGCGGCGCGCTTCCGGCTGGACTTGGGCAAGCGTCAGCTCCGTGTCACGCTGCCGGCGGTGAAGGGCGACACCTGCACGTTATGGGTGGATTTCGAGAACGTGTTCGGCCAGCACGTGCTGCATCCGGAGCTGCGTGTATCGCTGCGGGGGCGCTGA
- the floA gene encoding flotillin-like protein FloA (flotillin-like protein involved in membrane lipid rafts) encodes MPELLLLAAKSEAGQWLWIVGGIIIVIIALAFFALIANFGRLWVTAWSAKSQIAMRELLGMWLRKVNSTVIVLTKIQAWKAGLTDISTEDLENHYLARGRVPNVIQALISAQRAKIPLDFRTACAIDLAGRDIVDAVHTSVNPKVIDCPSPAAGRTTIDAVAKDGIQLKVKARVTVRTNIQRLVGGATEETIIARVGEGIVSAIGSAGSHKEVLENPDRISKAVLHKGLDAGTAFEILSIDIADVDVGDNIGARLQADQAEADKKRFQAEAEKRRAMAIAQEQENSAQVEANRALVVLAEAEIPKAMAEAFRSGNLGIMDYYRLKNIQADTGMRDSIAGRGPAEPSKPKTE; translated from the coding sequence ATGCCAGAACTACTTCTGCTGGCGGCCAAGTCCGAGGCCGGCCAATGGCTGTGGATCGTCGGTGGGATCATCATCGTCATCATCGCGCTGGCGTTTTTCGCGCTGATTGCGAATTTCGGCCGGCTGTGGGTGACGGCGTGGTCCGCCAAATCGCAGATCGCCATGCGCGAGCTGCTGGGAATGTGGCTGCGCAAGGTGAACAGCACGGTCATCGTGCTGACCAAGATCCAGGCGTGGAAGGCCGGGCTGACCGACATCTCCACCGAGGACCTGGAGAACCACTACCTCGCGCGCGGCCGCGTGCCGAATGTCATCCAGGCGCTGATCTCGGCCCAGCGGGCGAAGATTCCTCTCGACTTCCGCACGGCCTGCGCGATCGACCTCGCCGGCCGCGACATCGTCGACGCCGTCCATACGAGCGTGAATCCCAAGGTGATCGACTGCCCGAGCCCGGCCGCCGGCCGCACGACGATCGACGCGGTCGCGAAGGACGGCATCCAGCTCAAGGTAAAGGCCCGGGTGACGGTGCGCACCAATATCCAACGGCTCGTCGGCGGTGCCACCGAAGAGACCATCATCGCACGTGTCGGCGAAGGCATCGTGTCCGCGATCGGCTCGGCCGGGTCGCACAAGGAGGTGCTGGAGAACCCCGACCGCATCTCCAAGGCGGTCCTCCACAAGGGGCTCGACGCCGGCACTGCGTTCGAGATCCTCTCGATCGACATCGCCGACGTGGACGTGGGCGACAACATCGGCGCCCGCCTGCAGGCGGACCAGGCCGAAGCGGACAAGAAGCGGTTCCAAGCCGAGGCCGAGAAGCGCCGGGCGATGGCCATCGCCCAGGAGCAGGAGAACAGCGCCCAGGTCGAAGCCAACCGCGCCCTGGTCGTGCTCGCCGAGGCGGAGATTCCGAAGGCGATGGCCGAAGCGTTCCGCTCCGGCAATCTCGGGATCATGGATTATTACAGGCTGAAGAACATCCAGGCGGACACGGGCATGCGCGACTCCATCGCCGGGCGCGGGCCGGCCGAGCCGAGCAAGCCGAAGACTGAATAG